GAATTAAAGTAGATTTTAATGAAACGGATTGTACTATTTTTACTAAAGGATCCAAGATAGATGAGTGGATTCAAGAAAATAAACCTGAATTATACAGTCAATTAACTAATGGAGAAATTGAATTTAACAACTTACGTGAAAAAATTGTACAATCACTTGAATCTTATGAATGGTATGAAAGCATAGAAAGTTATGAAATAGTAATAGAAAATATAGATACAGCCATCGAACATATTAAAATGCTGGTTTCAGGACTTAATTCTGAAAAAGTAGAAAATGAAATAAAACAACTTCAAGCTTCCGAAAATGAATATACTGATAAACTAAGAGCTGAAAAGCTATTACCCGATATTGAAATGTTTATAATTAATAGTAAATGGATTAAACAAGCTGAAAAGTGTAGAATTACAACTCGCTCAATAACATCAATACAAAATAAATTATTTGCAAAATATGTAACAGATGAATATGTAAAAACATTCAATGAAGAATGTAAAAAACTTAAAGCTGAGTTTTCGGCTGAAATAAAACAAAGGGGAAGTAGAGGGACTACTTTAAATAAACTTACTGTAAAAGAGAAGAAACCTTTAGAAGTATTGAGTGAGGGTGAACAACGATCTATCGCTTTAGCAAATTTTTTAGCAGAAACATCCATACACAACAATAACGTTTGTATTGTCTTTGATGATCCAGTATCTTCTTTGGATTATAAAAGAAGAGATATTATTGCTGATAGATTGGTAGAAGAAGCAAAGCGAAAACAGGTAGTAATATTTACGCATGATTTAACATTTTTATTAGCACTTCAGAATAAGTGTCAAGAACAAGAAGTGAATTATCTAGCTACTACAATTAGAAAAATTCAAACGACTACTGGGATAATCGATAAATCCCTTCCATGGATAGGTTTACCTATCAAAGGTAGAATTTCACATTTGAAACAGGAACTACAGGGTTTAGAATCTAAGCATAAAAATATAACACCAGATATGCCAGAAAAATTAAAAGAATATGAAGATGGGGCTAAGTTGTGGTGCGAAAAATTGAGAGAAACATGGGAAAGAAGTATAGAAGAAATTTTATTTAATGACTCGGTACAAAGGTTCAATCCTGCGATACAAACTAAAAGATTAGAAAAAGCACCATTTACTACCGAATTATATTTAGAAATTGAAACAGGTATGAGAAATTGTTCTAACTGGGTTCATGATCGTGCTTCAGGATTAGGTGAAGAAATACCTGAACCTACAATATTAAAGGAATATCTTGATGCCTGCGAAAAGTTTATTAAAGATAATAGACCCCGATAGTTTTATGGGTCACATTAGATGCTCAATTAAATGGAGCATCTTTTTTTACGTCTAAAAATGGAGAATAGAAGGTGGAATATGACAAAACTAACTTTAGGAAGTTTATTTGATGGTATCGGTGTTTTTCCATTAGCTGCATCTCGTTATGGAATTATTCCTATATGGGCAAGTGAAGTAGAGAAAGCACCTATTTCTATTACAAAACGGCATTTCCCTAACATGCTCCATCTCGGAGATATTACAAAGATAGATGGTAGAGAAATTCCACCTGTTCATATCATTACCTTTGGTTCACCCTGTCAGAACTTATCCAATATCGGAAATCGAGAAGGTCTTACAGGAAGTCAATCTAGTTTGTTTTATCACGCGATACGAATTATTGTGGAAATGAGGTGTGCAACGAATGGAACATATCCAGTTATCGCTGTTTGGGAAAACGTCATGGGAGCTTTTTCATCAAATAACAGGCTGGATTTTAAAGCCGTGCTGGAGTCGTTCACAAAAACCGATATTCCAATGCCTGCTTCTGAAGTCTGGGCAAATGCCGGAATGGTCCGAGGGAAGGATGTTGAGTTGTGCTGGCGCGTGTTGGATGCCCGATATTGGGGAAAGCCCACGCTCGCTCAAAGAAGAAGACGTATCTTCCTCGTGGCAGATTTTGGAGGAACACGTGCCAGAGAAATATTATTTAAAACCCGCGATCTGCAATCGTTTCTTACGTCTTGCGAAGAGGACAGGCTGTCCTCCTCCAGCACCGGTCGAATATTTGCTCCAAAAACAGGGGGGAAAATACCCGTCGTCCGACCCTTTCAAGAAAGACGTATGCGAAGCACCGCAAAAGACAAAAATAAAACAGGCTTCCATGCAAGTTTTGGACGAACAAATGACCCTTTTCCCACTTTGCTCGCAGGTTCCGTAAACTATTTTTCATTTTGGTACGAAGGAGAAGAAAAAGAAGGGTTTATTCGTCAACTTACTCCATTGGAATGTGAACGTTTGATAGGATTACCAGAGGGATGGACAGCTTTAGGGCACAAAGGGGAAGTAATTAGTGATTATGCACGATATAAAGCGATTGGCAATGCGATTGCTGTACCATGTGCGGCATATATCATGGCTGGTATTGGGGAAGTTTTATAGATAAACAAACGAACGTATGGCAAATTCTACCTGTCATGCTTTTTTTATTGTCTAAATCAAGGGGGAGTGTGATTTCTTTGGAAGGAAATGAAACAAAGGTGATGGAATGGATTGAGGATCATTTTGTAATAAATGAAATTGAAATAGAAGATTTTCCATTCTTTCCTTGTGGGAAATTGATTCGTGATAAAAATGAAGAAGCGATGATTGTGTTTTGGTGTGTCATTTATGGGCGTGTGGATTATCGACTACAAGAAGCATAGGAGTGATTCATTCATGAAAATGTATTTTACTCGTTCACCTCCCTTTTGCTCTTGTTTTCCATTTGAATAGATAATCAAAAATTAAAACAAGAAAAGAGGGCTATATCATGGAATTAAAATATGTGATTCCAAATATGGAAAAGACGTTTGGAAATTTAGAATATGCAGGAGAAGGTAAAGTCGAACAGCGACGGATTAATGGACGTATGACCACTCTTTCTAGGAGTTATAATCTGTATTCCGATATTCAACGGGCAGATGATATTGAAGTGATTCTTTCCCAAGAAGCTGGAGAAAAGTTTTTTGAACATGAGGAAAAAGTAAAATTAGTGAATGCAAGAATTACCGCAGAAGGTTATAAAATTGGTGAGCGTGGTTTTACAAAATATATCTTACATGCAGATGACATGGTCAAAGCATAAGGAGGAAAAATAGATGAGATTAGCACAAGGTATTGTCATTGATAAGGAAAAAACGTTTGGTTTACTAAAATTTTCAGCATTACGTCGTGAAGTGTTTCTTCAAAATGAGGATGGCACGGTATCGAATGAAGTGAAAGAACGTACGTATGATTTAAAGTCTCGTGAACAAGGTCGCATGATTCAAGTTAGTATTCCTGCTTCTGTGCCTTTGAAAGAATTTGATTATAATGCGGAAGTCGAACTGATTAATCCTGTCGCAGATACCGTCGCAAATGCGACTTTTCGTGGCGCTGATGTCGAT
This genomic interval from Virgibacillus pantothenticus contains the following:
- a CDS encoding AAA family ATPase — encoded protein: MIITDIISWVERQPYWQQVIAEKLLSNHTITDEDIEGIFLIFKKENSLVSEPLEINGLNFSNSKTDTSKIPNIKWRGLSNVNGVNAINNKETFYVGDEVTLVYGENGSGKSGYTRILNNIFISRGDKNILPNLFEETSEPPSSTVIFEDDSGNIEEIHYPTDKDHPYTNRITVFDSHSAMHDLTKEAELSFSPTEFNFFDDFLFNIEKVKSKFEEKISTKKVQNNFIKYFDKETSIRHAIAQLNSETDINEFKDKIKISEADINKNKENITRRAKLQSMNLEGKKNEYQKLISNLDSIKTKITRLNRKFNSERISKTKELIEQRNHYKKISLEDGITQFQSDQIDNLGSKEWKEFIEAAQKYYQTIEQEIDYCIFCKQDIYGIELVDKYWKYLKSDAEKNLTYKNNDIKRIKVDFNETDCTIFTKGSKIDEWIQENKPELYSQLTNGEIEFNNLREKIVQSLESYEWYESIESYEIVIENIDTAIEHIKMLVSGLNSEKVENEIKQLQASENEYTDKLRAEKLLPDIEMFIINSKWIKQAEKCRITTRSITSIQNKLFAKYVTDEYVKTFNEECKKLKAEFSAEIKQRGSRGTTLNKLTVKEKKPLEVLSEGEQRSIALANFLAETSIHNNNVCIVFDDPVSSLDYKRRDIIADRLVEEAKRKQVVIFTHDLTFLLALQNKCQEQEVNYLATTIRKIQTTTGIIDKSLPWIGLPIKGRISHLKQELQGLESKHKNITPDMPEKLKEYEDGAKLWCEKLRETWERSIEEILFNDSVQRFNPAIQTKRLEKAPFTTELYLEIETGMRNCSNWVHDRASGLGEEIPEPTILKEYLDACEKFIKDNRPR
- a CDS encoding DNA cytosine methyltransferase, which produces MTKLTLGSLFDGIGVFPLAASRYGIIPIWASEVEKAPISITKRHFPNMLHLGDITKIDGREIPPVHIITFGSPCQNLSNIGNREGLTGSQSSLFYHAIRIIVEMRCATNGTYPVIAVWENVMGAFSSNNRLDFKAVLESFTKTDIPMPASEVWANAGMVRGKDVELCWRVLDARYWGKPTLAQRRRRIFLVADFGGTRAREILFKTRDLQSFLTSCEEDRLSSSSTGRIFAPKTGGKIPVVRPFQERRMRSTAKDKNKTGFHASFGRTNDPFPTLLAGSVNYFSFWYEGEEKEGFIRQLTPLECERLIGLPEGWTALGHKGEVISDYARYKAIGNAIAVPCAAYIMAGIGEVL
- a CDS encoding YdcP family protein, whose protein sequence is MELKYVIPNMEKTFGNLEYAGEGKVEQRRINGRMTTLSRSYNLYSDIQRADDIEVILSQEAGEKFFEHEEKVKLVNARITAEGYKIGERGFTKYILHADDMVKA
- a CDS encoding YdcP family protein, whose product is MRLAQGIVIDKEKTFGLLKFSALRREVFLQNEDGTVSNEVKERTYDLKSREQGRMIQVSIPASVPLKEFDYNAEVELINPVADTVANATFRGADVDWYIKADDLVLRGKTGTTGSNTSKTTSTKDK